A window of the Coprobacter fastidiosus genome harbors these coding sequences:
- a CDS encoding chorismate-binding protein, protein MCKDVTISEIKEAQRICLERGIPFFAYRLPDSGNFCFGAQISGEVAGNCSPSVFLEDSGFLFSPFHVANNSPVRFLRNDIDLSKAGDLDILKVTPKKNVPDTVPVGEIGKGIYIKQAERVISALRSGKIRKAVLSRVRQFFCDPYKKAPEWFDGLCETYPDAFVFLVSIPGETLWMGATPETFLRCSASCIQTMSLAGTKRKDDFSEWGEKDREEQRIVTEYIESCFRNIVGTEPLISGPELRQAGVVSHLCTMFTLNKSLSPGEISRLINALHPTPAVGGFPLREALKIICETENRERRYYAGYLGPVYGNGQFDLFVNLRSMELFRDRVELHVGGGLTALSDADSEWNETEIKSRTLLNLIE, encoded by the coding sequence AATTTCTGCTTTGGAGCACAAATATCGGGGGAGGTTGCAGGAAATTGTAGTCCCTCTGTTTTTCTCGAAGATTCCGGTTTTTTGTTTTCTCCGTTTCATGTGGCAAATAACTCTCCTGTACGTTTCCTTCGGAATGATATTGACTTGTCGAAGGCTGGAGACTTGGATATATTGAAAGTTACGCCGAAGAAAAATGTGCCGGACACTGTTCCGGTAGGTGAGATAGGAAAAGGTATTTATATAAAGCAGGCAGAGAGGGTTATTTCTGCACTGAGATCCGGGAAAATTCGAAAAGCGGTATTGTCAAGAGTAAGACAGTTTTTTTGTGATCCCTATAAAAAAGCTCCGGAATGGTTTGACGGATTGTGCGAGACTTATCCCGATGCTTTTGTCTTTTTGGTTTCGATTCCCGGAGAGACTCTATGGATGGGGGCTACCCCGGAAACTTTTCTACGTTGTTCTGCTTCCTGTATTCAAACTATGTCGTTGGCCGGAACAAAGAGAAAAGACGATTTTTCTGAATGGGGAGAAAAAGATCGGGAGGAGCAACGGATTGTAACGGAATATATAGAATCTTGTTTCCGGAATATAGTTGGAACAGAACCTCTGATATCCGGTCCGGAATTGAGGCAAGCTGGGGTTGTTTCACATTTATGTACCATGTTTACGTTGAATAAATCGCTATCTCCGGGCGAAATATCTCGGTTAATAAATGCCTTGCATCCTACGCCTGCAGTGGGAGGATTTCCATTACGGGAGGCTTTAAAAATAATCTGTGAAACCGAGAACCGAGAACGTCGGTATTATGCCGGATACTTAGGACCGGTTTATGGTAACGGACAATTTGATTTATTTGTAAATTTGCGGAGTATGGAACTTTTTCGGGATAGGGTGGAACTACATGTCGGTGGAGGTTTGACGGCTTTATCCGATGCTGATTCGGAATGGAACGAGACAGAAATAAAATCCCGTACTTTGTTGAATTTGATAGAATGA
- the menD gene encoding 2-succinyl-5-enolpyruvyl-6-hydroxy-3-cyclohexene-1-carboxylic-acid synthase, with translation MLDSDKECCTILANLLIAKGVKRIVLSPGSRNAPLIVSFARRKEFEKFVVLDERSAAFMAMGIAQQSGEPVAVVCTSGTALLNYAPAVAEAYYQHIPLIVISADRPEEWIDQEDSQTLRQKNLFAPFVKASYSLPPEITCDDERWWVNRLVNDAVNLSVRSKPGPVHINVPLREPLYCLREVRDSRSEQVITSVSINTCLNEEIVKELSGLISRSKKVMILVSFGKPDSMLSSLLNRLSSLPQVIVLTETISNLCVNDSISTIDRVLSVISDEEKSKFTPDLLITFGGSLVSRMIKQFLRKYSPSEHWSLDENTHVADTMQCMTRHIRMNPVDFFSQIIDHIHPSDSYYHNLWIDCRAEATDRHEHYLANVEWSDLKAFSLIFPAIPQGSALQLSNSTPVRYAQLFEYNQIERSDCNRGVSGIDGATSTAVGAACVRRELTVFITGDMGFLYDSNALWNRYVPPTLKIIVMKNGGGGIFRFIQGPSELPELEEYFETAQEVDVEGFARLHGFDYYVADSEDELRKILSVFFRISDKPAILSVETPRTVNDRILRGYFKR, from the coding sequence ATGTTGGATTCGGATAAAGAATGTTGTACAATATTAGCGAATTTGCTGATTGCCAAGGGAGTGAAACGGATTGTATTGTCTCCCGGGTCTCGGAATGCACCTTTGATCGTCTCTTTTGCTCGTCGTAAGGAGTTTGAGAAATTTGTCGTTTTAGATGAACGAAGTGCAGCTTTTATGGCAATGGGGATAGCCCAGCAATCAGGAGAACCGGTTGCCGTGGTTTGTACCTCAGGAACGGCTTTGTTAAATTATGCTCCGGCTGTTGCTGAAGCATATTACCAACATATTCCTTTGATTGTCATTTCTGCCGATCGGCCTGAAGAATGGATCGACCAAGAGGATAGCCAGACGCTCCGACAGAAAAATTTGTTCGCCCCATTCGTTAAGGCATCTTACTCCTTGCCTCCTGAAATTACTTGTGATGACGAACGTTGGTGGGTAAATCGTTTGGTGAATGACGCTGTTAATTTGTCTGTTCGGTCTAAACCCGGTCCTGTGCATATTAATGTTCCCTTAAGAGAACCTCTTTATTGTTTGCGAGAAGTTCGCGACAGTCGCTCAGAGCAGGTAATTACATCTGTGAGCATTAATACTTGCCTTAATGAAGAAATCGTAAAAGAGTTGTCCGGATTAATTTCCCGAAGCAAAAAGGTGATGATTTTGGTATCATTCGGTAAGCCGGATTCGATGCTATCATCGTTGTTAAATCGATTGTCATCATTACCTCAAGTGATTGTCCTTACCGAGACGATTTCGAATTTGTGTGTAAACGATTCTATTTCGACTATCGACAGGGTTTTATCGGTAATTTCCGATGAAGAAAAATCGAAATTTACCCCCGATTTATTAATTACTTTTGGTGGGTCTCTTGTTTCACGCATGATAAAGCAGTTTTTAAGAAAATATTCTCCTTCTGAGCATTGGAGTCTGGATGAGAATACTCATGTTGCAGATACGATGCAGTGTATGACCCGGCATATACGGATGAATCCTGTTGACTTTTTCTCTCAAATTATAGATCACATACACCCTTCGGATAGTTATTATCATAATTTATGGATAGATTGCAGAGCAGAAGCGACAGATCGGCATGAGCATTATCTTGCGAATGTCGAATGGAGTGATTTAAAGGCATTCTCGCTGATATTTCCTGCTATTCCGCAAGGAAGCGCATTGCAGTTGTCGAACAGTACGCCTGTACGTTATGCTCAGTTATTTGAATATAACCAGATAGAACGCTCGGATTGTAATCGTGGGGTAAGCGGTATAGACGGAGCGACGTCTACTGCTGTAGGGGCTGCTTGCGTGAGGAGAGAACTTACGGTCTTTATTACCGGAGATATGGGATTTTTATATGATTCCAATGCCTTGTGGAACAGATATGTTCCGCCTACACTTAAAATTATCGTGATGAAAAATGGCGGAGGAGGAATATTTCGTTTTATACAAGGCCCATCTGAATTGCCGGAATTGGAAGAATACTTTGAAACAGCACAGGAAGTTGATGTCGAAGGTTTTGCTCGTTTACATGGATTTGATTACTATGTTGCAGATTCTGAAGATGAATTGAGAAAAATCCTCTCTGTTTTTTTTAGAATTTCCGACAAACCTGCTATTTTGTCGGTAGAGACTCCTCGAACTGTTAATGATCGGATTTTAAGGGGATATTTTAAGCGATAA
- the menB gene encoding 1,4-dihydroxy-2-naphthoyl-CoA synthase produces MATREWKTIKEYEDIKFEFFEGIAKITINRPEVYNAFRPQTNFEMLDAMSICRERSDIGVVVFTGAGDKAFCSGGDQNVKGIGGYIDKDGVPRLNVLDLHKAIRSIPKPVIAMVNGYAIGGGHVLHVVCDLTIASENARFGQTGPKVGSFDAGFGSSYLARCVGQKKAREIWFLCRQYTAREAEEMGMVNKVVPFERLEDETVDWCKTILKRSPMAIRMIKRALNAELDGQRGLMEFAGDATLMYYLMEEAQEGKNAFLEKRDPDFQKFPKFPG; encoded by the coding sequence ATGGCAACAAGAGAATGGAAAACTATAAAAGAGTATGAAGATATTAAATTCGAATTCTTCGAAGGAATAGCGAAAATAACGATCAATCGTCCCGAAGTATATAATGCATTTCGTCCGCAAACCAATTTTGAAATGTTGGATGCCATGTCTATTTGTCGGGAACGGAGTGATATAGGTGTTGTGGTGTTTACTGGGGCCGGAGATAAAGCATTTTGTTCAGGAGGAGACCAAAATGTAAAAGGTATCGGTGGCTATATTGATAAAGACGGAGTTCCCCGTTTGAATGTCCTTGATCTGCACAAGGCGATACGTTCTATTCCTAAGCCTGTGATTGCGATGGTCAACGGCTATGCAATCGGAGGCGGTCATGTTTTGCATGTTGTTTGTGATTTGACCATTGCTTCGGAAAACGCACGTTTCGGGCAGACCGGACCTAAAGTAGGCAGTTTCGATGCCGGTTTCGGCTCTTCTTATTTGGCGCGTTGTGTCGGACAGAAGAAAGCTCGGGAAATTTGGTTCTTGTGTCGTCAATATACAGCGAGAGAAGCAGAAGAGATGGGTATGGTCAATAAAGTAGTTCCTTTTGAACGGCTTGAAGATGAGACGGTAGATTGGTGCAAAACTATATTAAAACGTAGCCCGATGGCGATACGCATGATCAAACGGGCGTTGAATGCCGAACTTGACGGACAGCGTGGCCTTATGGAGTTTGCCGGAGATGCAACGTTGATGTATTATTTGATGGAAGAGGCACAAGAAGGGAAAAATGCTTTTTTGGAAAAGAGAGATCCCGATTTTCAGAAATTTCCTAAATTCCCCGGATAA